A stretch of Janibacter endophyticus DNA encodes these proteins:
- the upp gene encoding uracil phosphoribosyltransferase, with product MRVLVADHPLIAHKLTYLRKKDTDSPTFRRLADELVTLLAYEATREVRTEPFDIETPVAPTQGIKLSSPKPLVVPILRAGLGMLEGMVRLVPTAEVGFLGMLRNEDTLEAVTYANRLPDDLSGRQCYVLDPMLATGGTLAMSIRYLVERGADDITAVTLLAAPEGIEALQRAIADLDVPITLVTGAIDERLNEEGYIVPGLGDAGDRLYGVV from the coding sequence ATGCGAGTCCTCGTTGCGGATCACCCGCTCATCGCCCACAAGCTGACCTACCTGCGCAAGAAGGACACGGACAGCCCGACCTTCCGCCGGCTGGCCGACGAGCTCGTCACCCTGCTTGCCTACGAGGCGACCCGCGAGGTGCGCACCGAGCCCTTCGACATCGAGACCCCGGTCGCCCCCACCCAGGGGATCAAGCTCTCCTCCCCCAAGCCGCTCGTCGTGCCGATCCTGCGGGCCGGCCTCGGGATGCTCGAGGGCATGGTGCGGCTCGTCCCGACCGCCGAGGTCGGCTTCCTCGGGATGCTGCGCAACGAGGACACGCTCGAGGCGGTCACCTACGCCAACCGGCTGCCGGACGACCTCTCCGGCCGGCAGTGCTACGTCCTCGACCCGATGCTCGCCACCGGCGGCACGCTCGCGATGTCGATCCGCTACCTCGTCGAGCGCGGCGCCGACGACATCACGGCCGTCACCCTCCTCGCCGCCCCCGAGGGCATCGAGGCGCTGCAGCGCGCGATCGCCGACCTCGACGTGCCGATCACCCTCGTGACCGGCGCGATCGACGAGCGGCTCAACGAGGAGGGCTACATCGTCCCGGGCCTCGGCGACGCGGGAGACCGGCTCTACGGCGTCGTCTGA
- a CDS encoding PH domain-containing protein yields the protein MAGRAKLRGLDRYLLRGEYLVAEIHRHRIVLLGPFLAVLAAVALAIWIDLNVGGSGTSPVVRLVWFFALAVFLWALWCWAEWRNERFVVTDKRILLFRGFITKRVPMMPLTKVTDMTYERSILGRVLGYGTFVLESAGQDQALSRIDHVPNSDENYRKIIAEIFGVASDESAEEGEYVRPEDEDAVWETEHDVPDPTPLTGRPRAFADDESYGPHILASTRRPTIYRSADRRRRRKQEIDDTGELPPYDPDWRP from the coding sequence ATGGCCGGCCGGGCCAAGCTGCGCGGCCTCGACCGCTACCTGCTGCGCGGCGAGTACCTCGTCGCGGAGATCCACCGACACCGGATCGTCCTGCTGGGGCCCTTCCTCGCCGTGCTCGCCGCTGTCGCGCTGGCGATCTGGATCGACCTCAACGTCGGCGGCAGCGGCACCAGCCCGGTCGTCCGCCTCGTCTGGTTCTTCGCGCTCGCCGTCTTCCTGTGGGCACTGTGGTGCTGGGCCGAGTGGCGCAACGAGCGCTTCGTCGTCACGGACAAGCGGATCCTGCTCTTCCGCGGGTTCATCACCAAGCGGGTCCCGATGATGCCGCTCACCAAGGTCACCGACATGACCTACGAGCGCTCGATCCTTGGCCGGGTGCTCGGCTACGGCACCTTCGTCCTCGAGAGCGCCGGCCAGGACCAGGCGCTCTCGCGCATCGACCACGTCCCGAACTCCGACGAGAACTACCGCAAGATCATCGCCGAGATCTTCGGGGTCGCGAGCGACGAGAGCGCGGAGGAGGGCGAGTACGTCCGACCCGAGGACGAGGACGCCGTGTGGGAGACCGAGCACGACGTACCCGATCCCACGCCCCTCACCGGCCGGCCGCGTGCCTTCGCCGACGACGAGAGCTACGGGCCGCACATCCTGGCGAGCACCCGCCGGCCGACGATCTACCGCAGCGCCGACCGGCGGCGCCGGCGCAAGCAGGAGATCGACGACACCGGCGAGCTCCCGCCCTACGACCCCGACTGGCGCCCCTGA
- a CDS encoding permease prefix domain 1-containing protein: MTRTSLTDRYVWTVTRQLSPQTGPDVARELRGTIEETVEARVAEGEDPETAERETILGLGDPDVLAREYGGRPNHLIGPAYFPAWVRLVKLLLAVVVPLAVLGAVLAQAFATDAGPGAILGEASSIAFQVTVHLTFWTAVVFALVERYGSAPDRGQVVDTWSPDELADPADRARRASAAEMVTEVIFTVVLIALVVWQLRGAGEGSVQVLNPDLGIGWGALVVGPLALDVLVTVAAWARGGWSVPLAAAGIVSAVVPGSVLVWLLLTERLLTDLPRELDATFGWGTDWSISLPAVAVGIAVISGWEAVTAVRRLRDARRPGRTRH, translated from the coding sequence ATGACCAGGACCAGCCTGACCGACCGCTACGTGTGGACGGTAACCCGACAGCTCTCACCCCAGACCGGGCCCGACGTGGCCCGGGAGCTGCGCGGGACGATCGAGGAGACCGTCGAGGCCCGTGTCGCCGAGGGCGAGGACCCCGAGACGGCCGAGAGAGAGACGATCCTCGGGCTCGGGGACCCGGACGTGCTGGCCCGCGAGTACGGGGGCCGCCCCAACCACCTCATCGGCCCTGCGTACTTCCCGGCATGGGTGCGCCTGGTCAAGCTGCTCCTCGCCGTCGTCGTGCCGCTCGCCGTGCTCGGCGCCGTCCTCGCCCAGGCCTTCGCGACCGATGCCGGCCCCGGCGCCATCCTCGGGGAGGCGAGCAGCATCGCCTTCCAGGTGACGGTGCACCTGACCTTCTGGACCGCCGTCGTCTTCGCCCTCGTCGAGCGCTACGGCAGTGCTCCCGACCGCGGCCAGGTGGTCGACACATGGAGCCCTGACGAGCTCGCCGACCCGGCGGACCGGGCTCGTCGGGCGAGCGCGGCGGAGATGGTCACGGAGGTGATCTTCACCGTGGTCCTCATCGCCCTCGTCGTCTGGCAGCTGCGCGGTGCGGGGGAGGGTTCGGTGCAGGTCCTCAACCCCGACCTCGGGATCGGCTGGGGCGCCCTCGTCGTCGGGCCCCTCGCCCTCGACGTGCTCGTCACCGTCGCCGCCTGGGCCCGGGGCGGGTGGAGCGTGCCGCTTGCCGCGGCCGGCATCGTCAGCGCTGTCGTGCCTGGCTCCGTCCTCGTCTGGCTGCTCCTGACGGAGCGGCTCCTGACGGACCTGCCCCGAGAGCTCGACGCGACCTTCGGCTGGGGCACCGACTGGAGCATCTCCCTCCCCGCCGTGGCGGTCGGCATCGCCGTCATCAGCGGCTGGGAGGCCGTGACCGCCGTACGCCGCCTGCGGGACGCGCGCCGTCCCGGTCGCACCCGGCACTGA
- a CDS encoding PadR family transcriptional regulator, protein MDHDLLAGHLQELRRGTVVLACLATLEDPRYGYALLETLDRAGFAVDGNTLYPLLRRLEKQGLLTSEWNTDEARPRKFYRTSPAGAVLRAHLMTEWRSLDRAIVGLDGETS, encoded by the coding sequence ATGGACCACGATCTGCTGGCCGGCCATCTCCAGGAGCTGAGGCGTGGCACCGTCGTGCTCGCCTGCCTGGCCACCCTCGAGGACCCGCGTTACGGCTACGCGCTCCTCGAGACGCTGGACAGGGCGGGCTTCGCCGTTGACGGCAACACCCTGTACCCGCTGCTGCGACGCCTGGAGAAGCAGGGCCTGCTCACCAGCGAGTGGAACACCGACGAGGCCAGGCCGCGGAAGTTCTACCGGACGAGCCCGGCCGGCGCCGTGCTGCGCGCCCACCTGATGACCGAATGGCGATCGCTCGACCGCGCGATCGTGGGATTGGACGGAGAGACGTCATGA